One segment of Setaria viridis chromosome 4, Setaria_viridis_v4.0, whole genome shotgun sequence DNA contains the following:
- the LOC117851652 gene encoding uncharacterized protein, with the protein MQAVKEKVKDTVSAAKAKAKEKQAKAEEKAEMATARSHAERELAHERGKARVAAAKMELHQEKALHREEAIQHRLRKHHGVGHHHAGYGGAPAATTVPPAGTTAMPPPAAGPLHHHQAPAAKHYY; encoded by the coding sequence ATGCAGGCTGTGAAGGAGAAGGTGAAGGACACGGTGAGCGCGGCGAAGGCCAAGGCCAAGGAGAAGCAGGCCAAGGCGGAGGAGAAGGCCgagatggcgacggcgaggtcgcACGCGGAGAGGGAGCTGGCGCACGAGCGCGGCAAGGCCAGGGTGGCGGCCGCCAAGATGGAGCTGCACCAGGAGAAGGCCCTCCACCGCGAGGAGGCCATCCAGCACAGGCTCCGAAAGCACCACGGCGtcggccaccaccacgccggCTACGGCGGCGCACCTGCGGCTACTACTGTGCCACCCGCCGGGACCaccgccatgccgccgccggctgctggACCGCTGCACCACCACCAGGCTCCGGCGGCCAAGCACTACTACTAG
- the LOC117853867 gene encoding protein phosphatase EYA, which produces MDEVVPALATGEASVDAVTEQPLKVYIWDMDETLILLKSLLDGSYAGAFDGVKDREKSVEIGKRWENLILELCDEHFFYEEIENYNEPYLNALSEYDDGRDLTSYDFEADCFSSPYDDVNKKKLAYRHRAIGEKYAKGLEKILDKHMVKVWNDLYNLTDKYTDGWLSSAHKLLEEALGKSAAAPTSNSSSINCIVTSGSLIPSLAKCLLYRLNDVVSSENVYSSWEVGKLQCFKWIKERFDGPNVRFCAIGDGHEECSAAQVMKWPFIKIEFHPDAPHRFPGLDMPTVQTYMDVIYESSSKDG; this is translated from the exons ATGGATGAGGTTGTCCCTGCTTTGGCTACTGGTGAAGCTTCAGTTGATGCTGTGACAGAGCAACCTTTGAAGGTGTACATATGGGACATGGATGAGACACTTATTTTGCTCAAGTCGCTTCTGGATGGGTCGTATGCTGGGGCCTTTGACGGCGTCAAGGACCGTGAGAAAAGTGTTGAAATTGGGAAGCGCTGGGAGAACCTTATTCTTGAACTCTGTGATGAGCACTTCTTTTATGAGGAG ATTGAGAACTACAATGAACCTTATCTTAATGCTTTGAGTGAATATGATGACGGGAGAGACTTGACCTCATATGATTTTGAGGCTGACTGTTTTAGTTCACCCTATGATGATGTCAACAAAAAGAAGCTTGCTTACAGGCATCGTGCTATTGGAGAGAAATATGCAAAG GGTCTGGAAAAAATTCTGGACAAACACATGGTCAAAGTCTGGAACGATCTGTACAATTTGACTGATAAATATACTGATGGCTGGCTGTCTTCAG CTCATAAGCTATTGGAAGAAGCATTGGGCAAATCAGCAGCGGCACCTACTAGCAACTCTTCAAGCATCAATTGCATAGTTACATCAGGGTCGTTGATTCCAAGCCTTGCCAAATGTTTGCTGTATCGCCTTAATGATGTGGTCTCATCTGAGAATG TTTACAGCTCATGGGAAGTGGGGAAGCTGCAGTGCTTCAAATGGATCAAGGAGCGCTTTGACGGTCCAAATGTCCGCTTCTGTGCGATCGGAGATGGTCACGAAGAATGCAGCGCAGCACAGGTTATGAAGTGGCCATTCATCAAGATTGAGTTCCACCCCGACGCCCCTCACAGGTTCCCGGGGCTAGACATGCCCACCGTGCAGACGTACATGGATGTGATATACGAGTCATCAAGCAAAGATGGTTGA